A window of the Synechococcus sp. LTW-R genome harbors these coding sequences:
- the infA gene encoding translation initiation factor IF-1: MIETSGVIEKEQGNGFYLVTLEQPAGHQCLCRAAGKLTKFRIKLLAGDKVLVEISPYDLSRGRITYRERNANAGPRPGGNRPGGPRRR, encoded by the coding sequence ATGATTGAGACCTCCGGCGTCATCGAGAAGGAACAGGGCAACGGGTTCTACCTGGTCACCCTCGAGCAGCCCGCTGGCCACCAATGCCTCTGCCGCGCCGCCGGCAAGCTGACCAAGTTCCGCATCAAATTGCTCGCAGGCGACAAGGTGCTGGTGGAGATCAGCCCCTATGACCTCAGCCGTGGCCGCATCACCTACCGCGAGCGCAATGCCAATGCCGGCCCCCGTCCGGGCGGCAACCGTCCCGGTGGTCCCCGCCGCCGCTGA